The window AAGCCTTTACATCATAAGTACCTGTTCCTATAGTTATTGAATAATTACCGTTTGTGTCTGTAAGTATACTTGATTTTGTTACTCCTGATTGTGAAACTTCTATAAGTGCCCCGGAAATAATTGTTGTACCATCCGCTTTGGTTGTGTTACCTGCGATGATCCCCTTTTGCCCTTGAGATATCTGAACAAGGGAGATATTGACCGCAACAGTTGACCCATTCGTAACATAATAACCAGTTTTAGTCTGTGATTGATAACCTGTCAAAGTAGCTCTTACATCATAAGTACCTGATGCGACCGGAATTGAATAATTCCCGGTTGCGTTAGTTGTTGCGTTTGATTTAACCACATTGGATTGAAGTATTTCTATAAGCACCGACGAAATTGCTGTTGTACCGTCAGACTTTGTGACCTTACCGGCAAGGGTGCCTGTTCCTGGGATATTGTTGCTCATAACAAGAACTTGAACCGGCGTTGTCCTGTTTGTTGTATCACCAAGCCCTAATTCGCCGAAGCTGCTTGCACCCCAGGCCCAGAGTGTTCCATCTGTCTTTATAGCTAAGGTATGTCTATAACCGCCAGATACAGATGACCAATTAGTGACAGTTCCAACTTGTGTAGGTGTAGCTCTTAGTGTTGTATCTCCTAACCCTAACTCGCCAGAATTGTTATTTCCGGTTGCCCAGAGCGTGCCGTCGGCCTTTATTGCCATACTATAATTCCCGCCGAGTCCGTTACCATCGCTTGAAACATTTGCCCAATTAGCGGCAGTTCCTACCTGAGCAGGAATAGCTCTTTGTATTTTATCTCCAAGCCCTAATCCGCCATAAAGGTTATATCCCCAGGCCCAGAGGGTCCCATCAGTCAAAATACCTAATGCGTGATTCCACCCACAGGAGATTGATGCCCAGTTATTGGCAAGCCCCAATTGAGTCGGTATATACCTCGCGCCTGTATCTCCAAGACCTAACTCATTCTCGTTATTAAATCCCCATACCCAGAGAGTATTGTCTGTTCTTGTTGCCATGCTGAACGCATTACCACCTGAAACAGATGACCAATTCGCCGCCGTGCCGACCTTTGTTAATACATATCTAGCAACGATATCATTTAGCCCCAACTGCCCCCAATTATTAAGCCCACAGGACCAAAGAGTGCCGTCATTCTTTATCGCCAGTGTCCTTGCATAACCGGCATAAACTGTGGCCCAGTCGGCAGTCGTGCCGACCTGTGTGGGGACGTATCTGTCGTTTGTATCACTCAACCCTAATTGACCATAATAGTTGCTGCCCCAAGCCCAGAGAGAACCGTCACTCTTTATTGCAACGGTAAAGTCTTCGTTTCCGTTTGTATCGCCGCGGCCATTACAGGAAACTATAAACCAGTTTGTATCTGTACCAACCCGTGTAGGAGTGCGTCTGTCATTTTTGTCGCCCAACCCTAACTGGCCGTTGGAATTATTACCCCAGGCCCAAAGTGAACCGTCTGTCATTATGCCCAACGTGTATGAAGAACCACATGAAATGTTTGCCCATGTTTGAGCGCCAGATGCATACAGAGCTAAATTAACTGTAGTAGTCAGTCCTTCATTTATCTTCTGGTTTGGTATTGTCTGGGGAATATACCCGCTTAACGATATACGCACATTGTATATGCCCGTGGAAAGAGTTAGAGAATAATGTCCCGAGGAATCGGTAGTAGAAGAGGATTTCATCACGTTTGTCTGTAGAGCCGTAACAAGCGCACCTGAAACCGCTGTTATACCGTCTGAATTGGTTACATTTCCTGAAATAATTCCGGTTGGCTGGTAATAAACTTTTCTTATACGATTATTAGCAGAGTCACCTATATACACATTTCCCGCCACATCAACCGCTATTTCTTGAGGGAAATTAATATGAGCTGAAGTGGCATTGCCTCCGTCTCCTGAAAAACCTGCTGTTCCGTCTCCGGCAATAGTTGATATTAGGCCTGAAGAGACTTTTCTTATTCTTTGATTATAATAGTCCGCTATGTACACATTACCTGAAACATCAACCGCTACCCCCCAGGGAACATTCAACTCAGCTGAAGTGGCGCTATCTCCGTCTCCTAAATATGCGGCTGTTCCATTCCCTGCAATAGTTGTAATTATCCCTGATGTGACTTTTCTAATTCTTCTATTCCCCATATCAGCGATATAAACATTACCTGATGCGTCAACCGCTACATGAGTAGGATTCCAAAGTTTAGCTGAAGTGGCATTGCCACCGTCTCCTGAATAACCGAATACACCGGTTCCGGCAAAAGTTGATATTATACCTGAAGTGACTTTCCTAATTTTTTGATTATTGTACTCTGCTATATAGACATTCCCTGAAGCATCAACAGCTACACCCCAAGGCTGATTAAGTGCAGATGAAGCGGCACTGCCTCCGTCTCCTGAAAAATCGGCTGTTCCAGTTCCTGCTATAGTTGATATGTTGCCTGAAGCATCTACTTTCCTTATAACATTATTACCAAAATCAGCGATATAAACATTCCCTGAAGCATCAACCGCTATTCCTTGAGGATTCTTAAGTTTAGCTGAAGTGGCACTGCTGCCGTCTCCCGAATAACCCGCGACTCCGGTTCCATCACCGGCAATAGTAGATATTATGCCTGATGGAGATATTTTCCTTACTACACTATTAGCATTGTCAGAGAAATAAATATTCCCAGCTGCATCAACCGCCACCCCCCTAGGATCATACAGCTTAGCCGCTGTGGCGCTGCCTCCATCTCCCGAATATCCCGGATCTCCGTTTCCAGCTACAGTTGTAATGGCATAGTAGCCTCCATAAACAGAACTAATGGATGTTGCAAATAAAATGATAATTGTAAATAATAATTTCTTAATTATGGCCATATATTCTTAAAAATAAAATCCACATCGAACTTAATCAATGTGGATATATTATGTAATGCACAAGTAACGGATTTAACCCATATATACATATTTAAATTTTAACTCTTTGAACAGAATAAGTCAATTCACGTTCACTAGATGCTTAACAAATAAATTAAACGATCAAATCTTTACGATATGCAGTTGTCAAGTTGTACTTTATAATTGCATAATTAAGTTCGCCGATATATCTCTCACACACAATCTCCATACAAATAAAAAACAGAACTTCAATGAATGAAGTTCTGTCTATGGGTAAAATTGGGGTGGCTGACGGGATTTCTCCTCACCCAGCCGCTTCGCGGCTTCCTTCTTCGCCGGGCACCCTCGCTTCATCCCGCCTAGGCGGGTGCTTCGGGTTGCCTTCAAATCCCGTTATCAAACAATAAAGAAACCTGCGCAATGCCGCAAGGGCACTTCGCAGGTTTTTTAAGGGTCCCCAACTGGACGCCATCCGTACCTGTTTTTTAGACATATAAATCATTAATATTACTGATTATTCAATAACTTTATCAGTTCTGTAAAACGATCATAAATATCTTGCCTCACATCTTCAACAAACATATCAGCACCATTTTCATTTTCTACCAACAGGCAGCCTTTGCTTGTTTTACTTCCAAAATACTTTCCTATATTTTCAACTAATTTAGGCAAATCCGCATCCTTTTTAGAATAGTTTAATATATCCTTTATAACTGCATCGATATCAGGTGAGTATCTTAAGACAAAATAGGCGTAATATAAATCCTTTGCTATTTTCTGTTCGCTATCTCTTTGGATAAAAGTCTTGCATTTATGATATAAGAAAGCTGATGGTTTTGCGCAATTTAATTTATACAAAGCGCCTCTTTTATCCTTAACATCGACTACTATCTTGTTATTGAGCAAAAAAGCAAAATTATCAAGTTTGTTAAGATATATTTCTCTGCCTAAATA of the Candidatus Liberimonas magnetica genome contains:
- a CDS encoding carboxypeptidase regulatory-like domain-containing protein translates to MAIIKKLLFTIIILFATSISSVYGGYYAITTVAGNGDPGYSGDGGSATAAKLYDPRGVAVDAAGNIYFSDNANSVVRKISPSGIISTIAGDGTGVAGYSGDGSSATSAKLKNPQGIAVDASGNVYIADFGNNVIRKVDASGNISTIAGTGTADFSGDGGSAASSALNQPWGVAVDASGNVYIAEYNNQKIRKVTSGIISTFAGTGVFGYSGDGGNATSAKLWNPTHVAVDASGNVYIADMGNRRIRKVTSGIITTIAGNGTAAYLGDGDSATSAELNVPWGVAVDVSGNVYIADYYNQRIRKVSSGLISTIAGDGTAGFSGDGGNATSAHINFPQEIAVDVAGNVYIGDSANNRIRKVYYQPTGIISGNVTNSDGITAVSGALVTALQTNVMKSSSTTDSSGHYSLTLSTGIYNVRISLSGYIPQTIPNQKINEGLTTTVNLALYASGAQTWANISCGSSYTLGIMTDGSLWAWGNNSNGQLGLGDKNDRRTPTRVGTDTNWFIVSCNGRGDTNGNEDFTVAIKSDGSLWAWGSNYYGQLGLSDTNDRYVPTQVGTTADWATVYAGYARTLAIKNDGTLWSCGLNNWGQLGLNDIVARYVLTKVGTAANWSSVSGGNAFSMATRTDNTLWVWGFNNENELGLGDTGARYIPTQLGLANNWASISCGWNHALGILTDGTLWAWGYNLYGGLGLGDKIQRAIPAQVGTAANWANVSSDGNGLGGNYSMAIKADGTLWATGNNNSGELGLGDTTLRATPTQVGTVTNWSSVSGGYRHTLAIKTDGTLWAWGASSFGELGLGDTTNRTTPVQVLVMSNNIPGTGTLAGKVTKSDGTTAISSVLIEILQSNVVKSNATTNATGNYSIPVASGTYDVRATLTGYQSQTKTGYYVTNGSTVAVNISLVQISQGQKGIIAGNTTKADGTTIISGALIEVSQSGVTKSSILTDTNGNYSITIGTGTYDVKASMSGYQALIKNGYSVTNGSTATVNFYLTAVSSAQTGTLSCTITSSDGSALTNALIKVYLGSTLVDEQYSDSLGKYNFSLGAGNYDITVTKAGYQTATQKGISVTASQTASASFSLAQSVVAKIGTLTCNVQCNGTPVVNAVIRITQNNNLIDMEQSDSLGTYSFSLSVGAYDINVSKTDYQTTTQTGVVVSNNQTTNVYLSLLATIQAKPQPDKQTTLGDNLFSPSSGGVCKVGFNVPQSGGVTIKIYDLKRRLVRSAIDNTSYTAGSYQWNWDGKNESGKVVPPGMYMLYFKYPGGSETRKIGVQ